AAGAGAAAAAGCAAGATGGGTGCTAGGCAATTAGCAAGTAAGTGTTACTGTTagaggaagaagcatttattagaaTGACAGTTGACTTCTTCAAGGAGCTGAGCAGGCAGGAACACGACCAGGACAAATCAGATGTAGAAATACAAAATGTCCAACTTCAGCTTATACATATTTGCAAACCAGCACTTGATGGATGAGGGGAGCTCAAAAAAGCAAACTGGCAGCAAACCATAAGGAAAAAGTCTCCTGACTTCTCGGAAGCCCTTCAAGTCCAACTCCATCCCCAGTGAATTTATGCTTCTCCTTAAccttcagtcaatcaatcaatcaacctgCATTTATCAGGTATCTGCTACATGTCAAGCACTTGGCATTGGAATGtaataacaaaaatgagaatGTCCCTAAATGTAAGGATCTTCTATTTCCAGACAACACGTATATAAGTAGATATGTAtgtctttgcttatttttttttaaagtagatatCACTGATCTGTTCCTTTTTCAGCAGTTTGAACCAGTAACTCAGTTCTTGTACGCTCTCAGACTCGTTTCTTGGCCCAACCACTGTGACTTCATACTTCCTTTATTATTATCTCCCGCTGAAACCTCTTTTGCATCACTGGGGATTAATCTTCCTGGACCCTGTGTTGTACTATAACTCCCACTCACTGAAGGGCATACAGCCAGGTAAGACTATGATGAAAACAGCATGGGCCAATAGCACCATCTTTTACACCAGGAATAAGTGTTAGTTTCCCTCCCTGCTCTAGCCTTAATGTAGAGAAGCTTCTCATTCTTAAGGCCCAGCCCTAACAGTTTCAAGCCTTCGTGCTAAGCTTTGGAACAAATTCTGCTAATAAATAAGGAAAACGGGAGTGACATTGACTGGGAGAATGGGAATATTCTATTTCACCCAGAATCCTTGGTTTTCCATTGCCAAACTCTTCCACTAGGTAAATATACTTTGTTGACTGAAATATTCGCAACATggactttatttttcaaagactCATGAAAGATTCTCAGCTTGGCTGTCTTCTCTGTGTTTTGGGTTTAGCTTAGATTCCCagttcataataaatatttacatagcatCTCCTATGTcccaaatactgtgctaaatgttaaGTTCACCCTAAACTTAATGATAAATTTCTCTAGTAAaagtattttgatattttaaaatcaaagaatcaCTAAAGTATTTATAGCAACACTTGCAGTAGTAGTTGAGGATTGGACAGTGGGAGGTTAAGGTTCTTCTCCAGGGTTCAAGAGTCAGCAAGTGctaaaagcaaaatttgaatccaggtcttcctggctggCTCTCTAGTCATTATAACACTACCTCTTATAAGTgggaagaataagaacaaaaatttgaAAGTGAACGCCATGTAAGTTTGGTCTGACGAAGGTTTATAAGCACAAACATCCCTCCTCTCTTGGCAGATTTGGGGCCTATGAGTATCGAACACTCCATATGATGTCAGAACTGATTGTTGTATTGGCCAGtttcagaaaacttttttttctccattttatttgattctttgttATAGACAATGGCTCTCTAGTTAGAGGAAGGACAGTGGACATATTGGGAAATCAAGGTGCTAGAATGCcagaataaagcaataaaaattaaaagaaaaatccaaaaccCACAGGTACTTCATTTTTAGGTCTATGAAAGCTGTCCTTTTAAATTAAGGGTATACTGTGTTGTCACATGTGCCTAACAAAACAATGCCTGAATGAATAAATTCTGTAGTATTATTGATCAACTAAACAACTGTATGATGGGGAATACCCTCTGAATTAGTGTCTAAAACTTAATTTTTGAACAACTTTCATGCAGATTGATGCGTCTTGTTAGATTGAGGCTTATTTAGATATtagtagagaaagagaatgaaaataattatactgTCAGATCAAATCTTCTGCATGTCTTGGAGTTTTTTAAGCAATGTTGTTTATAAGCCATAGGGGAGATAAATTATAAATAGACTGGAATAGAAAGAGCACTGCTTCTGGAATCAGAGGCTCTGAGAGCTCTATATCTCCTCTTTAATGATCACTACTCAAATGAGTTTAGATAAGTCACATaatttccctgggcctcagtttctttatctgtaagataGTAGAATGGAACTAGAaggtctctgaagtccctttcagaAGAAACAGGATctaatggccattgtgaattgaTGTTAAACGGGGAATCAGACTGAGAATCTAGGGGCTTTGGCAGAACACATTTTGGCCTAAAAGCTTTTAGCAATCATACTTTGTTTTTCAACTGTAAACACTGGCgggtttaataaaaaaagatttgaaatgaAGAGCAGGTCCCTGGAGTCTGATGGAAGGAGCAAGTCTACTGTGGGGTCACTAATTAAAAGCTGAATGGATGGGGGCGGAATGTGCCTGAGTCCAGCACACAGCAAGGTTGGATTTTAAGCTTATACAGACATTCATGACTGAATGGCAAAGCCCCCTTTGGAGAACACTTGGAAGGCCATGATATTGGATAAAGGATTGGGGGTTGGGGATTGGGATAATGAGAACAGATGACCCAGAAGAGGAAGAACCACTCAATTTATATCTCACTTGTCTCACAAAGAGAATGATGTTCAAAATGAGGATAGAATTAAAATCATTAAGAGGTAATTGAAACTCGAGATAAATGAGGAAGGGGATGGACAGAAAGAGAAGCTCAAGCTGTCCTTAATGATCTTGAGTCACCTAACCCAGACAAATGATATCTAAGACACTTAAAGTATACTCCAAGAATATATTTGGCAGATATTTTTGAGGAAGTCATGGAGCAAAGCAGAGATAACATGGGACTCAAAACAAATAAATGCTGGACTAATTTTCAAAGTGGGGAATAAGGTAGACTTTTCACACTATGGAAATCATTGTTTAAAAGATTTGAGAATAAATTATTAAAGAGCTGAATAGGGGcacttagaaagaaaaatgaaaagcactATTAACCAACAGTTAATTATCTTTCTTACATATTGATGAAGTGCTTACTATGCTTCACATATGTAAGTAACCAAaccaattcctgccctcaagaagcttatattctattcagggaggtgggaagggaaacaacatgcacacagataattaaatacaaactatacacaatgaacaaaataattttgaggagaagtcattaaaatgggaaaatcagaaaaggcCTTATGCAATCGCTAGAtagggaaaaaacacaaagtaTACCTGAATTTtatgaaacatttaataaaaccCATCAAGATATCAAACAGTTTGAAACAAATGACAGACAGTTGTTTAATTAGGTAGATTTAGAGCTGGTTGAATGAAAGGAGTAACTGGATATTGATATAAATCCAAAGGAAGAAGGTTTCTAAGTGGGATGCAACAGGATTTTGCCCTTGGCcttatctaaataaatatttttattaaggcCTTGGATGAACACAGGTGgtattatttgttaaatttgcCAATTATACAAAACTGGAAATGGGAACTAGAGAATGCTGAATTTTTCTGAGCCTGAGTTTCTCCCCAAAGATTATGTGTTTCCCAAAATTCCTAAAGTAATCTGAAGCCCATGGGTAAAACAGTTTATTTGATTAAATGTCTATGGACATTAATTTCAGAATGAGTGCATAGTTCTAAAATGGTAGCAttaacaaaccaaaccaaaacatttTTGGCATGACTATTTCCTACACTGACTACATTTCAAATCTTTGTTCATTCCATGTTTGTTGCCacatttttgttataattttcccttaaaaaaccccaaacattcttcttcctccttgaatcttttcagtttttccctTATAAGACACCTGTTTTACTCATAGTAATAGCTCAAagcatataattttcttgttttagtTAACAGATTAATTTTTGATGATTTTACATTATTAATTCAATTATCTCAGGATTTCAGAGTAGGAAGGGAAAGACATCAGAAGCCATCTAattcaaagcattttaaataagCAGCTGCCCAACCATTGGTGATATGAACCTTTGATTTCTTAAGCTGCCTGTTCTACTTTTGGAGATTTCTAATTGTAAGGAATTTCCTTTCCTTAATGCAAAGTCTAAATCTGCCTCTTGAAAATTTgtacccatttctcttctagggTTAAGCAGAACAAGTCTGGTCCTTCCTTTCACATGGCAGCTCTTCAAAAACTTGAAACCCCAATTACACTCTTCCAAGGGCAAAGTGGATGTCTAAGAGAAGTAAAAACTTGGGGTATAAAGATAATGACTGCGGATCCTAAGCAAAGATGGCCTAGGTTAATGGCGGAACTCAGCCCTGACGGCTAATCAGAAAAAAGGTTTGGTTATTTTGCAATATGAACATATATTAAAGGTATTATAGCCAGTTCCTCTGACTAATGTCTTTTTGGAGTAGAATGGCTCTATAACTCAAGACTCAGGGAGTGATTAGTAGTGATAAACTTATAGTGATATAATAATCACTTATCTTTCAATCTGTGGGGTCTGATCAACCCTAGAAGTCCCCAAATCCCAGTCATGAAAAATTTCCCTGAATTTCCATCATGTTACCCTTTTTATTCCATTAGACATTAAGTCTTAtcaattcttctttcataatttctctctTATCTACCCTTCCCTATCATTCCTACTAACGTTGACCTAGTTGTCACCCTTATTACTTCATGGTTAGACAATTATAGTTACCTTCTAGATAGTCCTTAGCTAATttctctcatctccaaaatgCTCTGTACACTACTATTACCAAATCTGAGGCATATTCTATACAAATATTCCTATGGAACTGCTTtggtcagggttttttttttttgttttttgtttttgggttttttttttttttttgcttaaaactaCCTCATTACCTACCAAATAAATTCCAAACTATCTATCCTGGTATTTGAGGTCCTTCACAATTAGGTCTTAAATTGGATCTGTAGGGGCAAAAGGGACATCTCAGAATTCTGAGTTTTAAGTTTCAGACTTTCAAAGAACTAAATTCTAGCttcaaaaaagctttaattttcatACTTGCCCATTTCCCTCCTTATAACAGACTGGATTCTTCACAGCTACTGGCAACTGAACATTGAGTGATGgtgttgctattattgtatttaattattttatttcagctCAGTGCAAGATAGACTTGACAATCCATAATTGTAGCCAATTCCCTATAGATCAGGATTAGGAGATGCTGCAGGAAGCAGGGTGtaattattgttatcatcatcatcatcatcatcatcatcatcatcatcatcatcatcatcatcattgttggTAGATGGATGCATTGTGTTTACCAGTAGCCAGGGTAGAAAAGCTTTATTGGTGCACTGGGTTGCAGGTGTTCTTTTTGTACACCTTGGACTGTCCGGAGATGAGCCTCTGAGCTTGATAAGGTGTTTTCAACTTCACCATCAAACTGCCTGCTTCCGGCCATTCCAAGGGTTAGAAATCACTCCAAGCCAAGAGGGATGCTTCACAAATGGGGAAATATAGCTATTTTATTAGTAGGCATGGAGCACTGCTAGCCTGGCCCTTTCACACAGTGGATCTAATCTGCCATCACCTCCTAGGGGAAAAAAGTTCAGTTGGTTAGTTTTCCCACagtttgctattatttttttttaaatcattcaccGTCTTTTTAAAGGGATTTCTGAAAACGATTGGAAGAATGAATGTAATACTAATCTTCAGCAAGTGAGCTTGACAAAGTTTTAAATTCAGCTCATGACAGCTGAGAAATGAGTAAATTCAGCCACATGTAGTTTTGGGACAATTTCTTTAGAAGTAATCTCTGATGCTAGACTAAGCttttaaatcacatttataaTGGAATATGCTTGAGAATATTGCCTTTAATTATCCTGCTCTTTCCCATGTTAATAAATACAGAGGTGATCTCCTTCAAAAGGGAAAATGGCTTTCAATGTCTTGGACTGGGTACTTACCAAaatccaactcactaattttgcaCTGGAAAACGACTTCACCATTCACTATGAGCTCTAGGGCATCCCAGTCTTGTATCCTCTGTAGAATGACATGGTGTCCAGATTTTTGTAAGACAGCTGAAACACAGGAAAAATAGACGAAGTGAAATGCAATCATTTCAAGTTATTATGATTGACAAACTTGTGAATAGAAAGATCTATGTTTGAAAGAGTCAGGAAACCATGGCTTTTAGTTTTTCCTTGCCACTATCCATATGACCTTAAGCGAATCAACATCCTtgtgattttcaaaaaatattttttattttcatctctaaaataagacaGTATCGATGATATTGATAGCTCCTTTCAATTGTGACATTCTAGGAAAATGAGCTAACTTATGTATTGAAAACACACCCCAAAacgtacaaataaaaccaagccccaaacaaaataacaaaaatgatttcAAATTAACATTCAATTCATTTTAGCATATTCAAGGCTACTGAATTCACTATACTAGACTCATTTCTAATATGAAAATGAACATTCCTTAACTGATGGCACTGCCTCAGATGATTATCCCCAAATTGACAGAAAGCTCTACCAATCCACCCTCTCCCTATAACCCCCAACACACTTATAGAACACCTAGCTCCTGGCACtaaaatcaataaagatttagCTTGAATCCTAGTAGAGTCTTAAGAagcactgaaaaaaacaaaaactgaaaaggcTATGAACCCAGCTTTAGGGTGAGATTAGCTTTCTCTCCAAGTTAATACCAAGCAGCTTCACAATAACTGCTGAAAAATGAGCTTTTATGAATACTTTGAGAGCTAAGAGCCTAATGGGGCTTTCTTGTGCCTAGGCTTATACTTCAGCCTTTTCACTCTCACCTTCAGACTTGGTAGTAGATTTGCTCTTTTTAATCAATTTAGATTTTACTCACCTGGGAAAAACTGCTACTATATAAAAAAGTATGTTCTTTGCACTTTTCAatactatatattttcttctaattatcCCTCCTTTCCTGATATTTTCACTCTGAAACAGGAATGTGTATGCCACCAGAACTATTATCAGTAACTTTCATTTGTTTGGCTACATTAGCCAAAGAACAGCGAATCACTCAGGATTACATAAGTCAGTGGTCAAGTTAACTAAAATCTCATTCCTTTGATATTTCTCCAGTAGAGAACATTAAAGCAAAATACTATTTTGAAGGAGGCTACAAAATGCTGGCTATTtgtgagagaagggaagagaatagaaaaTGATTCATGAATTacttttaaagtgctttaaatgtgtttgtatttcaaatttcAGTTTTGGAAATTTGGAATTTCCCTTTAGtttaagggaaaaggacctgGCAGCTCTGGAGAGGATGTGTACTTCTTGAATTTCTTCACAAGGTAGGGATCCCCATTGAGGGTAGCTACGGTTAGAAAGTAATAAGAAATAAGGTGACAAATACATAGGCAGAAATAAAGGAATGAAGGCTGATttgctctcttcttccttttctaatcgCTAGCAAATTGATGtcagtttctttaatttattctgaAGTCCTTTTTGGCTGAGATAAGACTTCTGAAGCAATAACAttttctcaaagttttttttttcttaaagtaggGGATGAATTATTCAAGAAAAACTCAGAatattaaagctggaaggaactttagagatgatctagtctaaatctattattttatacaCAAAGATATAGGTCCAGGGAAGAAaagtgactctgtgtgtgtgtggggggggtgtgtATGCTGATGTGCCTGATGTAGAATCAAATGTTATTTAGATGCCAGATAATGTACTTTAGGAGAAGAACCAAAAGTTGGGGATTGGTCATGCAAAGCATTTAccatggccattctctttggcaaaaggtgggtttatttagaagagattacagacaaaataggAGTTACAATAGACAtcaggaatagtaaatatgaacTAGAATGGAAGAGTTCTTCAGAGGAACTCATATGGCCCCAATAGAAAGGCAACaaacaccccatgaggttggggcatgcccttagctgataagctaaatcctgaaagggacttaacACCCTAAACtttagttagctataaggagttaaaatactttttctgACTCTgctaccttattttttttctaagcaaAATCAGCATCTCTGGATAGGAGCATACATATTCCATTTTATCTAGATACTTTGACTGTATATCACTTGAGGGCAGGATCCTATATCTTATTTAAACTTTGTCTCCATCTCAGTTCTTAGGATACTGTTCCATACCTTCTGCCTGCTTAATTGAATAGGTAAAGGGATTGGCCTATTGTTTCCTTGATATAGTGAAGTTCCATGTGAGGAATCTATCTCTGTTAATACAGGGAGAAACGGTGGCACCTTCTCAGCAACACAGAATCTTGTAGAGTTGCCCAGAGCATCAAGAGC
The DNA window shown above is from Sminthopsis crassicaudata isolate SCR6 chromosome 2, ASM4859323v1, whole genome shotgun sequence and carries:
- the C2H10orf53 gene encoding UPF0728 protein C10orf53 homolog, whose translation is MPQNALVYMRYGPYRALGLTLEHRTFRLQGMLSVLQKSGHHVILQRIQDWDALELIVNGEVVFQCKISELDFGGDGRLDPLCERARLAVLHAY